In the Flagellimonas sp. HMM57 genome, one interval contains:
- a CDS encoding 3D domain-containing protein has translation MKNFLLCFLILFACKKKTVPQPKWEWKTLAVTASAYNSVPWQTTNTNPSIAAWGDTLKPGMKSIAISRDLLKLGLRHNTMVKIDTFSDTFYVMDKMNRKWRNRIDIYMGLDVKKARQWGKRKLQIQYAVPLDTTTTPKTN, from the coding sequence TTGAAGAATTTTTTGCTTTGTTTTTTGATATTATTTGCTTGTAAGAAAAAAACGGTTCCCCAGCCCAAATGGGAATGGAAAACTTTAGCAGTGACCGCTTCCGCTTATAATTCGGTTCCTTGGCAAACTACCAATACCAATCCAAGTATTGCAGCATGGGGCGATACTTTAAAACCGGGCATGAAAAGCATTGCCATCTCTAGAGACCTCTTAAAGTTAGGGTTAAGGCACAATACCATGGTGAAAATAGATACCTTTTCCGATACTTTTTATGTTATGGATAAAATGAACCGAAAGTGGCGCAATAGAATCGATATCTATATGGGATTGGACGTTAAAAAAGCAAGGCAATGGGGAAAAAGGAAACTACAAATCCAATATGCCGTCCCCTTGGATACTACAACTACTCCCAAAACAAACTAA
- a CDS encoding serine hydrolase — protein MKTCLIQTFVCISILVTSCYSQEKLTKAYIDTILNTHGRSLLKDTNAFAASISVIKNGQTYTKHYGEIDKGKGNKITDTTLFEIASVTKVFTGTLMAKAVLGKKVNLEDDVRKFLPGKYPNLEFQGRPIRVKDLLGFKSGVNRSFPDISSLRRVEDDSTAFRLKEFGTAYDKSDFFEDLRKVELDTFPGTTNYYNELCPELTGYILEKVYQKDFRKIVEDELFEKLGLNATSFRVPSAKKLLNGYNINGKLMPNFAYRIWGAGGMLKSTISDLNKFLKYHLRLDDKVVLESRRNIVNSNENWNGYLWDDINVTRNGLRCLKHGGGYGVQNIFVVFPEQNLGISLVINQSTPMTHERLQIAINSIADDIGDLDKYRGETYGYRIENDTVIFQYIHPEKLNVGMIKSVSVAGTFNNWNPNNDSYQLDDLGQGVYELSVPISNFQKANKHEFRFVINRNSWLTIPKEISNRTHKRRYNNIMLVVKK, from the coding sequence ATGAAAACATGCCTAATTCAGACCTTTGTTTGTATTTCAATTCTAGTTACCTCGTGTTACTCACAAGAAAAATTGACCAAAGCCTACATCGATACCATCCTTAATACTCATGGGCGAAGTCTACTGAAAGACACCAATGCGTTTGCCGCATCCATATCCGTGATAAAAAATGGACAAACCTATACCAAACACTATGGGGAAATTGACAAGGGAAAGGGCAACAAAATTACAGATACAACGCTTTTTGAGATTGCATCGGTCACCAAAGTATTTACTGGAACTTTGATGGCGAAGGCTGTTTTGGGCAAAAAAGTAAATCTAGAGGATGACGTTAGGAAGTTTTTACCGGGAAAATACCCAAACCTTGAGTTTCAAGGTCGACCTATTCGAGTTAAAGATTTACTAGGATTCAAATCTGGGGTCAATCGGAGTTTTCCAGATATAAGTTCATTAAGAAGAGTAGAAGACGATAGCACGGCTTTTAGACTTAAAGAATTTGGTACAGCTTACGACAAATCAGATTTTTTTGAAGACTTGAGAAAAGTTGAGTTGGATACTTTCCCAGGTACAACGAACTATTATAATGAGCTATGCCCCGAACTTACAGGATACATTTTAGAAAAAGTCTATCAAAAGGACTTTAGAAAAATAGTTGAGGATGAACTTTTTGAAAAACTTGGGCTGAATGCTACCTCTTTTAGGGTGCCAAGCGCTAAAAAATTATTGAACGGCTACAATATTAACGGAAAATTGATGCCAAATTTTGCGTATCGTATCTGGGGAGCGGGCGGAATGTTAAAATCCACGATCAGTGACCTCAATAAATTTTTGAAATACCACTTAAGACTTGATGACAAAGTAGTTTTAGAATCTCGAAGAAATATTGTAAATTCTAATGAAAACTGGAATGGATACTTATGGGATGATATTAACGTGACCAGAAATGGCCTTCGTTGTCTTAAGCATGGTGGTGGATACGGAGTGCAGAATATATTCGTTGTTTTTCCTGAACAAAATTTGGGCATTTCATTGGTTATCAATCAAAGCACACCCATGACTCATGAAAGGCTTCAGATTGCCATTAACTCAATTGCAGATGATATAGGTGACCTTGACAAATACCGTGGGGAAACCTATGGTTACCGTATTGAAAATGATACTGTTATCTTTCAATATATCCATCCTGAAAAGTTGAATGTTGGTATGATTAAAAGTGTATCGGTTGCAGGAACCTTCAATAATTGGAATCCAAATAATGATTCATACCAATTGGATGATTTAGGACAAGGAGTTTATGAACTATCGGTTCCGATATCAAACTTCCAAAAAGCAAACAAACACGAATTTAGGTTTGTAATCAACAGGAATAGCTGGTTAACAATACCCAAAGAAATCTCAAATCGAACACATAAAAGAAGATATAATAATATTATGTTGGTGGTCAAGAAATAA
- a CDS encoding pirin family protein, translated as MSNIGLIIEERSRDIGDFLVGRLIPFRKKRMIGPFIFIDHMGPTVLGPNRYMDVDQHPHIGLSTLTFMLEGEIVHEDSMGTNQRISPGSVNWMTAGKGVSHSERTPTDLRNGKVFTAHGYQIWVALPKELEDIEPEFHHISGNDLPKWKDGPTEFTLVAGEGYNKKSPVPTYSPLFMVEVKNESEYLLDVKDNLKGEIGICIVEGGITACGKDIGKGNILASKVEDTCEILLKPNSHILLFGGEPFPEERHIYWNFVSSSKEKIEKAKQEWTAKTFPMMEHDPTYVPLPS; from the coding sequence ATGTCCAACATAGGATTGATCATTGAAGAAAGAAGTCGCGACATTGGTGATTTTTTGGTAGGAAGGCTCATTCCGTTTCGAAAAAAGCGAATGATCGGCCCTTTTATTTTTATTGACCATATGGGACCTACAGTGCTTGGACCTAATCGGTATATGGATGTGGACCAACATCCCCATATCGGACTATCCACGCTTACTTTTATGTTAGAGGGCGAAATTGTGCACGAGGACAGTATGGGTACAAACCAGCGGATAAGCCCAGGTTCTGTAAATTGGATGACTGCTGGCAAGGGAGTTTCCCATTCGGAAAGAACCCCTACGGATTTGCGTAACGGAAAGGTATTTACCGCACACGGTTACCAGATTTGGGTCGCACTTCCAAAAGAACTGGAAGACATAGAGCCAGAATTTCATCATATCAGCGGGAATGATTTGCCTAAATGGAAGGATGGCCCAACTGAATTCACATTAGTAGCTGGTGAAGGCTACAATAAAAAATCTCCCGTTCCCACATATTCCCCTCTTTTTATGGTCGAAGTGAAAAATGAATCTGAATACCTACTAGATGTTAAGGATAACCTCAAAGGGGAGATTGGTATCTGTATCGTGGAAGGCGGAATTACCGCTTGTGGTAAAGATATTGGGAAAGGAAATATTTTGGCTTCCAAAGTTGAAGATACGTGCGAGATTTTACTAAAACCAAATTCCCATATTTTACTTTTTGGAGGTGAGCCTTTTCCCGAAGAGCGACACATTTATTGGAATTTTGTTTCATCCAGCAAAGAGAAAATTGAAAAGGCCAAACAGGAATGGACCGCTAAAACTTTTCCAATGATGGAACATGACCCTACTTACGTTCCACTTCCAAGCTAA
- a CDS encoding serine hydrolase, giving the protein MKLLKRSLILLLIIIGVVVYFNYSKLNMISGYAVKNMASAVFVAERSAASVTQNDNNVPLVKLADTEVDKSNNSATATVYGLMERKAVYREGLGTVLINDDYDEAAFTLKPNRDFSSDTIPYPYGQASPKDTIFPEINDLQVSKAIATAFGNPEVQKTRTLLILYKGHLIAEKYIDGFTKDTPVLGWSMTKSVLATCYGILEHQGKLEMSWPAPIAEWKDDDRKDITLNHLLRMQSGLAWEEDYTKISDVTKMLFLDSDMPQAQKAKEAIAKPKEIWNYSSGTTNLLSGILRQQFRSHQEYLDFPYAALIDKIGMHSMILEADIAGNYVGSSYSWANTRDWARFGQLYLDKGTWNGEQIFSSKWVDYITEPTLHSKGTYGAHFWLNTEGKYPDAPRDLFSCNGYQGQYVFVIPSKNLVVVRTGLAENPTFDVNAFLSEVVKIVP; this is encoded by the coding sequence ATGAAACTATTGAAACGCTCATTAATTCTATTGCTAATCATTATCGGTGTTGTTGTTTATTTCAACTATTCCAAACTGAACATGATATCCGGTTATGCCGTTAAAAATATGGCATCTGCTGTGTTTGTTGCTGAACGCTCGGCAGCATCGGTAACCCAAAACGATAACAATGTACCGTTGGTAAAACTGGCAGATACGGAAGTTGATAAAAGCAATAATTCAGCTACGGCAACTGTTTACGGGCTTATGGAGCGAAAAGCAGTGTACAGGGAAGGATTGGGCACCGTTCTTATAAATGATGATTATGACGAAGCAGCTTTTACACTTAAACCCAACAGGGATTTTTCTTCGGATACGATTCCTTATCCCTATGGACAGGCCAGTCCAAAGGATACTATTTTCCCTGAAATCAATGACCTCCAAGTGAGTAAGGCCATTGCCACTGCTTTTGGAAATCCTGAAGTACAGAAAACAAGAACACTTTTAATATTGTACAAAGGTCACTTAATTGCAGAAAAATATATTGATGGTTTTACTAAAGACACTCCAGTGTTGGGATGGTCCATGACCAAAAGTGTCCTGGCTACCTGTTACGGAATTTTAGAACACCAAGGAAAGTTGGAAATGTCATGGCCCGCTCCTATTGCAGAGTGGAAAGATGATGACCGCAAGGACATTACGTTAAATCATTTGTTGCGCATGCAAAGTGGCCTAGCTTGGGAAGAAGACTATACCAAAATCTCGGACGTCACAAAAATGCTCTTTTTGGATAGCGATATGCCCCAAGCCCAAAAAGCAAAGGAAGCCATTGCCAAACCAAAGGAAATCTGGAACTATTCTTCTGGTACAACAAATTTACTTTCGGGGATTTTACGACAACAGTTTCGTTCGCACCAAGAATATCTTGATTTTCCTTATGCAGCACTAATCGATAAAATTGGAATGCATTCCATGATATTGGAGGCGGATATTGCTGGCAACTACGTAGGGTCTTCCTATTCGTGGGCCAATACTCGGGATTGGGCTCGCTTTGGGCAGCTGTATCTGGATAAGGGTACTTGGAACGGGGAGCAAATCTTTAGTTCAAAATGGGTTGACTATATCACCGAGCCTACGCTCCATTCCAAAGGCACTTATGGAGCACATTTTTGGTTGAACACAGAAGGAAAATATCCCGATGCGCCCAGAGACCTCTTTTCCTGTAATGGATATCAAGGACAATATGTTTTTGTGATTCCGTCAAAGAATTTGGTAGTTGTACGCACTGGATTGGCTGAAAACCCAACATTTGATGTTAACGCATTCCTGTCAGAGGTCGTTAAAATTGTACCATAA
- a CDS encoding alpha/beta fold hydrolase encodes MNKMTIFKTVTADLNEVRITYTISGETNNETILFVHGLGANALQFSEQHAYFHKKYKVISINLRGHGNSCIVHEFDSPEPTLQKMAKDIIGLLYRLAIRHVHFVGNSMGGNVGYEVLRLAPERIKSFTTFGTTAHMKTSKFMLGLLLLSYKVLPLRYIAFLSKSAGQTAASKERIEKMLMQSNKKTIMTLVPHLANFDYLDIVEETTVPVTILKGKLDKEINKVLGSTLTRFKKRGNFSMIVIRNAGHFANLDNPATFNAILENFILKINTR; translated from the coding sequence ATGAACAAGATGACTATATTTAAAACAGTCACGGCAGATTTAAACGAGGTACGGATTACCTATACCATAAGTGGCGAAACCAACAATGAGACCATTCTTTTTGTGCACGGTCTTGGTGCCAACGCTTTGCAGTTTAGTGAACAACATGCCTACTTCCATAAGAAATATAAAGTGATTTCCATAAATTTGAGAGGGCATGGTAATTCATGTATTGTACATGAATTCGATAGTCCTGAACCAACATTACAAAAAATGGCTAAAGATATTATTGGTCTACTTTATAGGCTGGCAATCAGACATGTTCATTTTGTGGGCAATTCCATGGGTGGTAACGTTGGTTATGAAGTGTTGCGATTAGCGCCAGAACGCATAAAATCCTTTACGACCTTTGGTACAACGGCACATATGAAAACTTCAAAGTTTATGTTGGGGCTGTTGCTATTGTCTTACAAGGTATTACCATTGAGATATATTGCTTTTTTATCCAAATCTGCTGGACAAACGGCTGCTTCCAAAGAGCGGATTGAAAAAATGCTAATGCAATCCAACAAAAAGACAATCATGACATTAGTGCCTCATTTGGCAAACTTTGACTATCTGGACATTGTAGAAGAAACCACTGTACCAGTCACGATACTTAAAGGAAAACTGGACAAGGAAATCAATAAAGTGCTTGGGAGCACACTGACCAGATTTAAAAAACGAGGTAATTTCAGCATGATAGTTATTAGAAATGCAGGACACTTTGCCAATTTGGACAATCCTGCTACATTTAATGCTATTTTAGAAAATTTTATATTGAAGATTAATACGCGTTAA
- a CDS encoding VWA domain-containing protein — MKNIFKLIFFVILTVFISSCGNSDDDVNFDINQRELGQGEEADDCLGFEENELLLSIQDQFTTLPGKVSILFKVFDSAGTPISGLTADQFTIYEQGRNDDCFNTISSSESSARISSNSQIFNNTTLLVLDLSNSVLESSLDELKTASTSFITNVIPTPEADSFKMAIYWFDGEDELHLLNPPTSSATELTAAIDGITTDISTDPSTDLYGAVIKSTQIAEDEIKANNEASVIGAASIVLFTDGTDQASRFSEETALRAVNDANQNISFFTIGLGSEIDTSILTNIGKTASVFAGNKEELEATFTQISQRVSEQANSFYLFEYCTPKRDGSGDNNLVIQLTNGGLQGAVQTKFSANGFMGGCE; from the coding sequence ATGAAAAATATATTCAAACTCATCTTTTTTGTTATTCTAACCGTTTTTATCTCTTCTTGCGGAAATTCTGATGATGATGTCAATTTTGATATCAACCAGCGGGAATTGGGCCAGGGCGAAGAAGCTGATGATTGTTTAGGCTTTGAAGAAAATGAGCTATTGCTTTCCATTCAGGACCAGTTCACCACACTTCCTGGAAAAGTATCCATTCTTTTTAAAGTTTTCGACAGTGCCGGGACACCTATATCTGGTTTAACGGCAGATCAATTTACAATCTATGAGCAGGGCCGAAACGACGATTGTTTCAATACCATATCCTCTTCTGAATCTTCTGCTCGGATTTCATCCAATTCCCAAATCTTCAACAACACGACTCTTTTAGTGCTTGATTTGAGTAATAGTGTTTTGGAAAGCAGTTTGGATGAGCTTAAAACCGCATCTACCAGTTTTATTACTAATGTTATCCCTACTCCCGAAGCAGATTCGTTTAAAATGGCCATCTATTGGTTTGATGGTGAGGACGAACTACACCTCTTAAATCCACCTACCTCTTCTGCAACCGAACTTACAGCGGCAATCGACGGAATCACTACAGATATAAGTACCGACCCATCAACGGATTTGTATGGTGCTGTTATAAAGTCAACCCAAATTGCCGAAGATGAAATTAAAGCAAACAATGAGGCCTCCGTTATAGGAGCGGCTTCCATTGTACTTTTTACCGATGGCACAGATCAGGCTTCACGATTTTCAGAAGAAACTGCGTTAAGGGCGGTAAACGACGCAAATCAAAATATTTCTTTTTTCACCATTGGATTAGGTTCTGAAATTGATACAAGTATCTTAACAAATATTGGAAAAACCGCTAGTGTATTTGCAGGAAACAAAGAGGAATTGGAAGCTACGTTTACACAGATTTCCCAACGTGTTTCGGAACAGGCCAACAGTTTTTATTTGTTTGAGTATTGTACTCCAAAACGGGATGGTAGCGGTGACAACAATCTAGTTATTCAATTGACCAATGGTGGACTGCAGGGCGCAGTACAGACCAAGTTCAGTGCCAATGGATTTATGGGAGGCTGCGAATAA
- a CDS encoding M14 family zinc carboxypeptidase, giving the protein MQKQILLFLAGLLSVISHSQEAITSKLYETYNGYKEASLEKRRIKHKQIQPLIQRFDANPKFEVQKVGESIEGRNLHLISIGSGSENIFLWSQMHGNEPTATMAIFDILNFLDAPNSNLKKKSFFQN; this is encoded by the coding sequence ATGCAGAAACAAATACTACTTTTTTTAGCTGGATTACTCAGCGTAATATCCCATTCCCAAGAAGCCATCACATCAAAACTATACGAAACATATAATGGTTACAAAGAAGCTTCTTTGGAAAAAAGACGTATCAAGCATAAACAAATACAGCCCTTGATACAAAGGTTTGATGCAAATCCAAAGTTTGAAGTGCAAAAAGTTGGAGAATCCATAGAAGGGCGCAATCTGCATTTGATCAGTATAGGTTCTGGATCGGAAAACATTTTTTTATGGTCACAAATGCACGGGAACGAACCGACCGCGACAATGGCCATTTTTGATATCCTCAATTTTTTGGATGCCCCGAATTCAAATCTGAAAAAGAAATCATTCTTTCAAAACTAA
- a CDS encoding (2Fe-2S)-binding protein, producing the protein MPTYQIKVNGESKTVDVSEDTPVLWVLRDHLELVGTKYGCGIGQCGACTIHVDGTAMRSCSLSLAQIDGKSITTIEGLSEDGTHPVQEAWKEVDVPQCGYCQAGQIMTASAFLESNPNPSEDDVKNAMHGNICRCASYTRIRKAVMIASENMD; encoded by the coding sequence ATGCCAACGTATCAGATTAAAGTAAACGGAGAATCCAAAACAGTTGATGTTTCTGAAGACACTCCAGTGCTATGGGTGCTACGGGACCATTTAGAGTTAGTGGGAACAAAGTACGGATGTGGAATAGGCCAATGTGGTGCCTGCACCATACATGTTGACGGTACGGCAATGAGAAGCTGTTCCTTGTCCTTGGCCCAAATTGATGGTAAATCCATAACAACCATTGAAGGTCTATCCGAAGATGGAACACACCCGGTCCAAGAAGCTTGGAAGGAAGTGGATGTTCCTCAATGTGGTTATTGCCAAGCAGGACAGATCATGACAGCTTCCGCATTTTTGGAAAGCAATCCGAATCCATCCGAAGATGATGTGAAAAATGCAATGCACGGTAATATATGCAGATGTGCATCATACACCAGAATCCGTAAGGCGGTTATGATTGCTTCGGAGAACATGGATTAA
- a CDS encoding nuclear transport factor 2 family protein: protein MNLDSNSILVKEMITAVNKKDAHQYVKNFSEDVQIYLDSELKLSGRNSLQHNRDEHFKKYPNVRSEIQHLVEIDNKVIMHDKVWLNPSDKGRDIVEIFSFEDSKIFKVEVIQSKDFFN from the coding sequence ATGAATCTTGACTCAAATAGTATTTTGGTAAAAGAAATGATCACAGCTGTAAACAAAAAAGATGCTCATCAATATGTGAAAAACTTTTCTGAAGATGTACAGATCTATTTAGATTCTGAACTCAAGCTAAGTGGGCGAAATAGTTTACAACATAACAGGGATGAACATTTTAAAAAGTATCCAAATGTCCGTTCAGAAATACAACATCTTGTCGAAATTGATAATAAGGTAATCATGCATGATAAGGTTTGGCTAAATCCATCAGATAAAGGAAGGGATATTGTAGAAATTTTCAGTTTTGAGGATAGTAAGATTTTCAAAGTGGAAGTGATTCAGTCTAAAGATTTTTTCAACTAA
- a CDS encoding peptidoglycan recognition family protein produces MKKVRLLILILIVLWSCNTKHEIVDRPIVFNEERIDLTKEYLLKRYNLEQETPEIVPKMIVLHWTAIPTLQKSFEAFEKPTLPNWRPDIESVSGLNVSAHFLVDQDGTIYRLMPETTMARHVIGLNHCAIGIENVGGTEETPLTKEQLDANIFLVEYLADKYNIEYVIGHHEYTQFEGHPLWLEVDDGYRTTKTDPGTDFMKSVREATKRFNFKPVPSK; encoded by the coding sequence ATGAAAAAAGTTAGATTATTGATTTTGATACTAATTGTGCTATGGTCATGTAATACGAAACATGAGATAGTGGACAGGCCAATCGTTTTTAATGAAGAGCGTATCGACCTGACCAAAGAATATCTGTTAAAGCGCTACAATTTAGAACAGGAAACACCAGAGATAGTTCCCAAAATGATTGTGCTGCACTGGACGGCCATTCCAACACTCCAAAAATCTTTTGAAGCTTTTGAAAAACCAACACTACCCAATTGGCGTCCCGATATAGAAAGCGTAAGTGGTCTAAACGTATCTGCTCATTTTTTGGTAGATCAAGACGGCACTATTTATAGATTAATGCCAGAAACTACCATGGCCAGACATGTAATTGGACTAAACCACTGTGCCATAGGTATTGAAAATGTAGGTGGCACGGAAGAGACTCCTTTGACCAAAGAACAGTTGGATGCCAATATTTTTTTAGTCGAATATCTGGCGGACAAGTACAATATAGAATATGTAATAGGCCATCATGAATATACCCAGTTTGAAGGTCACCCATTATGGTTAGAAGTTGACGATGGATACCGCACCACAAAAACAGACCCGGGAACTGATTTTATGAAAAGTGTACGGGAAGCCACAAAAAGATTTAATTTTAAGCCTGTTCCCTCAAAATAA
- a CDS encoding 1,4-dihydroxy-2-naphthoyl-CoA synthase, which produces MKSPNWQTAVEFEDITYKKCDGVARIAFNRPNVRNAFRPKTTSELYKAFYDAQEDTSIGVVLLSAEGPSTKDGVYSFCSGGDQKARGHQGYVGEDGMHRLNILEVQRLIRFMPKVVIAVVPGWAVGGGHSLHVVCDMTLASKEHAIFKQTDADVTSFDGGYGSAYLAKMVGQKKAREIFFLGRNYSAQEAYEMGMVNAVVPHEELENTAYQWAQEVLEKSPTSIKMLKFAMNLTDDGMVGQQVFAGEATRLAYMTDEAKEGRNAFLEKRKPNFGKNNWIP; this is translated from the coding sequence ATGAAATCACCCAACTGGCAGACCGCTGTAGAATTTGAAGACATAACCTATAAAAAATGTGATGGCGTGGCCCGTATCGCTTTTAACAGACCCAATGTACGCAATGCTTTTAGGCCAAAGACCACTAGTGAACTTTATAAAGCGTTTTATGATGCTCAAGAAGACACGTCAATTGGTGTTGTATTACTTTCTGCAGAAGGACCTTCGACCAAAGATGGCGTGTATTCTTTTTGTAGCGGTGGTGACCAGAAGGCTAGGGGACACCAAGGCTATGTAGGCGAAGATGGAATGCACCGATTAAATATTTTGGAAGTACAACGACTCATTCGTTTTATGCCCAAGGTCGTTATTGCCGTAGTACCAGGTTGGGCCGTTGGCGGTGGGCATAGTCTGCATGTGGTCTGTGATATGACCTTGGCCAGTAAAGAACATGCCATTTTTAAACAAACCGATGCCGATGTAACCAGTTTTGATGGGGGATATGGATCAGCTTATTTGGCGAAAATGGTCGGACAGAAAAAAGCAAGGGAGATTTTTTTCTTGGGCAGAAACTATTCGGCACAGGAAGCCTATGAAATGGGGATGGTCAACGCCGTTGTTCCGCATGAAGAATTGGAAAATACTGCATACCAATGGGCTCAAGAGGTACTTGAAAAATCGCCGACCTCTATAAAAATGCTAAAATTTGCCATGAACCTTACCGATGATGGTATGGTAGGGCAGCAGGTGTTTGCCGGAGAAGCCACACGCTTGGCCTATATGACGGATGAGGCCAAAGAAGGGCGGAATGCTTTTTTGGAAAAACGGAAACCCAACTTTGGGAAGAACAATTGGATACCTTAA
- a CDS encoding peptidase M14, with protein MLNPDGAEVYQRRNALGIDINRDALRLQSPEGRTLKRLRDSLDAKFGFNLHDQSTYYNAELTSKPATISYLATAFNYEKDINEVRSNAMKVIVYMNNIIQKYAPGQVGRYSDDFEPRAFGDNIAKWGTSLILIESGGYANDVEKQEIRKLNYVSILSALYTIAKESYKSIPEADYEKIPKNDRKLFDLKIKNITYELLGKDYILDLGINRREVDDENHESFYYRSMIADQGDLSTFYGYETFDATGYKIVPPKVYPKKMDTNTRALWNDKNSPFKSGYGYFKTNFLPPLGYTEMPGHFVPDSYKLPDFRLRPGVNPTFFLEKDGKLTHAVINGFLIDLSKPIEKQQFGNALIYR; from the coding sequence ATGCTAAATCCAGATGGGGCAGAGGTGTACCAGCGTAGAAATGCTTTGGGAATCGATATCAACAGAGACGCCTTACGACTGCAATCCCCCGAAGGAAGAACATTGAAAAGGCTTCGCGACAGCTTAGATGCCAAGTTTGGATTTAACCTTCATGATCAAAGTACCTATTACAACGCAGAACTGACAAGTAAACCAGCTACGATTTCATATTTGGCAACTGCCTTTAATTATGAAAAGGATATTAATGAAGTTCGCTCAAACGCTATGAAGGTTATCGTTTACATGAACAATATCATCCAAAAATATGCACCAGGTCAGGTAGGACGATACAGTGATGATTTTGAACCAAGGGCCTTTGGCGACAATATTGCCAAATGGGGCACTAGCTTGATTTTAATTGAATCCGGTGGCTATGCAAACGATGTTGAAAAGCAGGAAATACGAAAGCTGAATTATGTTTCCATTTTGTCAGCGTTGTATACGATTGCAAAAGAAAGTTATAAAAGCATTCCAGAAGCCGATTATGAAAAAATCCCAAAAAACGACCGTAAGCTTTTCGACCTTAAAATAAAGAACATAACCTATGAACTTCTAGGCAAGGATTATATTTTGGATTTGGGAATCAATCGACGAGAGGTAGATGACGAAAACCATGAATCATTTTATTACCGAAGTATGATTGCGGATCAAGGCGACCTATCAACATTCTATGGCTACGAAACATTCGATGCTACAGGATACAAAATAGTGCCACCAAAGGTATATCCAAAAAAAATGGACACAAATACCAGAGCACTTTGGAACGACAAGAACAGTCCTTTTAAATCAGGCTACGGTTACTTTAAAACAAACTTTTTACCACCATTGGGCTATACCGAAATGCCAGGACACTTTGTTCCCGATTCTTATAAACTACCAGATTTTAGACTTCGACCGGGAGTAAACCCAACGTTTTTTTTAGAAAAAGACGGAAAATTGACCCATGCCGTAATCAATGGATTTTTAATTGATTTATCAAAACCCATAGAAAAGCAACAGTTTGGCAATGCATTAATCTATCGTTAA